Proteins encoded in a region of the Thermocaproicibacter melissae genome:
- the infC gene encoding translation initiation factor IF-3, translating to MFWRCFTISSREHQINEQIRDRQVRVIGPNGDQLGIMSAAQALQKAAEMNLDLVKIAPQATPPVCKIIDYGKFRFEQAKREKEAKKNQHIVDIKEIRLSLNIDTHDFNTKVGHAQRFLKAGDKVKVSIRFRGREMDHPEHGHEIMRRFAEALSDVANVEKPSKMEGRNMLMFLVSKPVK from the coding sequence GTGTTTTGGAGGTGCTTTACTATTAGCAGCAGAGAACATCAGATCAATGAGCAAATCCGCGACCGGCAAGTTCGTGTGATTGGGCCGAACGGTGACCAGCTTGGTATCATGTCTGCGGCTCAGGCGCTGCAGAAGGCAGCTGAGATGAACCTTGATCTGGTAAAAATCGCTCCTCAGGCTACACCGCCTGTATGTAAGATTATTGACTATGGCAAATTCCGTTTTGAACAGGCCAAGCGAGAAAAGGAAGCGAAAAAGAACCAGCACATTGTGGATATCAAGGAAATCCGTCTTTCGTTGAACATAGACACTCATGACTTCAACACAAAAGTCGGCCATGCACAGCGCTTCTTGAAAGCCGGGGACAAAGTTAAGGTTTCCATCCGTTTCCGCGGACGTGAAATGGATCACCCTGAACACGGGCATGAAATCATGAGGCGGTTTGCTGAAGCTTTGTCAGACGTCGCAAATGTTGAGAAACCGTCCAAAATGGAAGGTCGCAACATGCTGATGTTCCTTGTTTCCAAACCCGTTAAGTAA
- the secG gene encoding preprotein translocase subunit SecG, whose translation MTVGEIVLGIILMLFSVGITIIVLMQEGHQDNLGVVTGGADTFLSKNQARSVDAFLARWTKFIAIGFFLLVIIINAYTFFGK comes from the coding sequence ATGACTGTCGGTGAGATTGTTTTAGGAATCATTCTTATGCTTTTTTCGGTCGGCATTACCATAATCGTTTTGATGCAGGAAGGTCATCAGGATAATCTTGGAGTAGTTACAGGCGGAGCGGATACGTTCCTTTCAAAAAATCAGGCGAGGTCGGTTGATGCTTTTTTGGCTAGATGGACCAAATTTATCGCCATTGGATTTTTCTTGCTTGTGATTATTATTAACGCTTATACGTTCTTTGGAAAATGA
- a CDS encoding DNA gyrase/topoisomerase IV subunit A codes for MKKKHTGGEVQQPQVHGVIEGAGSIVKQQITETLETNYMPYAISVIMSRAIPEIDGFKPSHRKLLYTMYKMGLLGPTRTKSSNIVGQTMKLNPHGESAIYDTLVRLSRGYEALLHPFVDSKGNFGKFYSRDMACAASRYTEAKLDPISQELFKDIEKDTVDFVDNYDNTTKEPTLFPVTFPTILVNANTGIAVGMASSICSFNLAEVCRTTIEYMKNPEHDILSTLPAPDFPGGGLIIYDRKEFEKVYRTGRGSMRVRSRYSYDKEANCIDITQIPPTTTIEAIIEKTVDLVKQGKIKEISDIRDETGLEGLKITIDLKRGTDPDRLMAKLFRMTPLEDSFSCNFNVLVKSAPRVMGIREILDEWIHFRTECVRRRTQFELKSLQDKLHLLKGLQAILVDIDKAIAIIRQTDEESEVVPNLMIGFGIDQPQAEYVAEIKLRHLNREYILKRTAETEQIEHDIAALQKILESDREIRKVILAELDEVARKYGQKRRSMIIYEDELQNVPEEEVQDYAVNLFFTKEGYFKKITPLSLRMSGEQKLKEGDSILQQIESVNSADLLFFTNRCTVYKAKASDFSDTKASVLGDYLPAQLGMEEGEVPIYMAVTTDYKGYMLFFFENGKVAKVDLASYQTKTNRKKLVNAYSDKSPVVACAQIEEDCEFLLTSSKGKVLLIHSGAIASKSTRSTQGVSAMTLKRGAVLSKAQKYEEGMLTKPDRYRKKIPSSGTVLSEEEQGEQLTLS; via the coding sequence ATGAAGAAAAAACATACCGGCGGTGAAGTGCAACAGCCGCAAGTACACGGTGTCATAGAAGGTGCCGGCAGCATTGTCAAACAGCAGATTACCGAAACGCTGGAAACAAATTACATGCCGTATGCGATAAGCGTCATTATGTCGCGTGCGATACCAGAAATTGACGGCTTTAAGCCGTCTCACCGGAAACTGCTGTATACCATGTACAAGATGGGCCTTTTGGGACCTACAAGGACAAAAAGCTCGAATATTGTCGGGCAGACGATGAAACTGAATCCACACGGCGAGAGTGCCATTTATGACACTTTGGTACGTCTCAGCCGCGGATATGAGGCTTTACTGCATCCATTTGTTGACTCAAAAGGAAACTTTGGTAAGTTTTATTCGCGGGATATGGCCTGTGCGGCTTCCCGTTACACAGAAGCAAAGCTAGATCCCATTTCTCAGGAACTTTTCAAAGATATTGAAAAAGACACGGTCGATTTCGTCGATAACTACGACAACACGACAAAGGAACCAACGCTATTTCCGGTTACCTTCCCGACAATTCTGGTTAATGCCAACACCGGCATTGCTGTCGGTATGGCCAGCTCCATCTGTTCGTTTAACCTTGCGGAAGTCTGCCGCACAACAATTGAGTACATGAAAAATCCCGAGCATGATATCCTTTCCACATTGCCTGCGCCGGATTTTCCGGGCGGTGGACTGATTATCTACGACCGTAAGGAATTTGAAAAAGTTTACCGCACCGGCCGCGGTTCCATGCGAGTCCGTTCCCGCTATTCGTACGACAAGGAAGCAAACTGCATTGATATTACGCAGATTCCTCCAACAACGACAATTGAAGCGATCATCGAAAAGACAGTTGACTTGGTCAAGCAGGGAAAAATAAAAGAGATTTCGGATATCCGCGATGAAACTGGCCTTGAGGGCTTGAAAATCACCATTGATTTGAAGCGTGGAACAGATCCGGACCGCCTAATGGCGAAACTGTTTCGGATGACTCCGCTCGAGGACAGCTTCTCGTGCAACTTCAATGTTCTGGTTAAGAGTGCGCCGCGGGTTATGGGAATTCGCGAAATCCTAGACGAATGGATTCATTTCCGCACGGAATGTGTACGCCGGAGAACACAATTTGAGTTAAAAAGCCTGCAGGACAAGCTGCATCTTTTGAAAGGTTTGCAGGCAATTCTAGTCGACATTGATAAAGCCATTGCAATTATTCGTCAGACGGATGAAGAGTCGGAAGTTGTTCCAAACCTGATGATTGGTTTTGGAATTGACCAGCCGCAGGCGGAATATGTTGCAGAAATTAAGCTTCGTCATTTGAACCGGGAATATATTCTGAAGAGAACCGCTGAAACGGAACAAATTGAGCATGATATTGCAGCACTCCAGAAAATTCTGGAAAGTGACCGGGAAATTCGCAAGGTTATTCTGGCTGAGCTGGATGAAGTCGCGCGCAAATACGGCCAGAAGCGTCGCTCCATGATTATTTATGAGGACGAGCTGCAGAATGTTCCGGAGGAAGAAGTTCAGGATTATGCTGTAAATCTCTTCTTTACAAAAGAGGGCTATTTCAAGAAAATAACTCCTTTGTCACTTCGCATGAGCGGTGAGCAGAAGCTGAAAGAGGGGGACTCTATCCTTCAGCAGATTGAGAGTGTAAATTCTGCGGATTTGCTCTTCTTTACGAACCGCTGCACCGTTTACAAGGCGAAGGCCTCCGATTTTTCGGATACGAAGGCGAGTGTTTTGGGAGATTATCTGCCTGCACAACTCGGCATGGAGGAAGGCGAAGTCCCAATTTATATGGCCGTTACAACGGATTATAAAGGCTATATGCTCTTTTTCTTTGAAAACGGAAAAGTTGCAAAAGTTGACTTGGCAAGTTATCAAACAAAAACAAATCGCAAGAAACTTGTGAATGCATACAGCGACAAATCTCCTGTGGTCGCGTGTGCCCAAATTGAGGAAGACTGCGAATTCCTGTTGACTTCGTCAAAGGGGAAAGTTCTTCTGATTCATTCCGGCGCTATCGCGTCCAAAAGTACGCGCAGTACGCAGGGCGTCTCCGCTATGACTCTGAAACGCGGAGCTGTTCTTTCAAAAGCTCAAAAATATGAAGAAGGAATGTTGACAAAACCAGACCGTTACCGTAAAAAGATTCCTTCTTCGGGCACTGTGTTGAGCGAGGAAGAGCAGGGGGAACAGCTTACCCTGTCATAA
- the rnr gene encoding ribonuclease R — protein sequence MKDYKEKILRCLQKSKQSLPLYSIMRTLRIKPEQKKDFFFAFEALRNDGSIIVTKKKRVKLPDTDKQKGTAEGTVISLSHGFAFARTDEGHDVFVHEDSLNGAFLGDRVILSHLKRDAKGLSGDIESVTERASRLLTGVIHITENGVMFSPDGAIRFEVPVSRKSAALAGDGDKVQVRLRRKARSRDFEAEIVKRYGKAGSAKVCSDAILDEYGIVTEFSQKALAEAEEAAAQGITPEDLKGRLDLRDAAICTIDGEDAKDLDDAISVSKRRSGGFHLGVHIADVSHYVKPNGDLDLEARARGTSVYFADRVVPMLPKVLSNGVCSLNAGEDKLAFSALIDLDADGNIEFYRFCKSVIRSKVRGVYSEVNQLFAKTASPELREKYHPVIRSLNAARELAALLKKHFIANGSVDIDTTESEFTLNEDGICVDVRPRTTGEAEQMIEALMITANRAAAMFAKERGIPFVYRVHELPNPERTKTLIQIVDAAGLDSKPLKHKDGTVSSHDFANILEQAKGTPAQKVISHQLLRTMAKARYDVKPLGHFGLALEDYCHFTSPIRRYPDTAIHRILSDALKTKNKDSLKQKYEAFAVEAAKMSSDAEIRAMSAERSAESCYMAEYMLQHIGEVYDGVVSGVTQRGIFVELENSVEGFVPIASIPNSNYRFDGALSMVDPHTGSRITIGTPMRVKVVSADVATGRIDFIYQEKDRK from the coding sequence TTGAAAGATTATAAGGAGAAAATACTGCGTTGCCTGCAGAAATCAAAGCAAAGTCTTCCGCTTTACTCAATCATGCGGACATTGAGAATAAAGCCGGAGCAAAAGAAGGACTTTTTCTTTGCATTCGAGGCATTAAGGAATGACGGAAGCATCATTGTGACAAAAAAGAAACGTGTAAAACTGCCGGATACCGATAAACAAAAGGGAACGGCAGAAGGTACCGTTATCTCTCTTTCACACGGCTTTGCATTTGCACGCACCGACGAAGGGCATGATGTGTTTGTCCATGAAGATAGCTTGAATGGTGCGTTTCTTGGGGACCGTGTCATTCTTTCGCACTTAAAAAGAGATGCAAAGGGGCTAAGCGGCGATATTGAGTCCGTGACGGAGCGGGCAAGCCGATTGCTCACCGGAGTCATTCATATCACAGAAAACGGAGTTATGTTTTCTCCAGATGGCGCAATTCGCTTTGAGGTGCCGGTCAGCCGTAAATCGGCAGCTTTGGCTGGAGACGGGGACAAGGTGCAGGTGAGACTGCGCAGAAAGGCGCGTTCCCGTGATTTTGAAGCGGAAATTGTAAAACGCTACGGCAAGGCCGGCAGCGCAAAAGTCTGTTCCGATGCGATTCTTGACGAATACGGAATTGTAACGGAATTTTCTCAAAAGGCTCTTGCGGAAGCCGAAGAAGCGGCCGCACAGGGGATTACGCCGGAAGACCTTAAGGGTCGGCTTGACCTTCGCGATGCTGCAATCTGCACGATTGACGGTGAAGACGCAAAAGACCTGGACGACGCGATTTCCGTCAGCAAAAGGAGATCAGGCGGTTTCCACCTTGGCGTGCATATTGCCGACGTGTCGCATTATGTGAAGCCGAACGGCGATCTCGATCTCGAAGCCAGAGCACGCGGAACTTCTGTGTATTTTGCAGACAGAGTGGTTCCGATGTTACCAAAGGTTCTTTCAAACGGCGTTTGCTCGCTGAACGCCGGGGAAGATAAACTGGCTTTTTCCGCGTTAATTGACCTTGATGCAGACGGGAACATTGAGTTCTACCGATTTTGCAAGAGCGTCATCCGCTCGAAGGTTCGCGGTGTTTACTCAGAGGTAAATCAGCTCTTTGCAAAGACGGCATCTCCCGAACTCCGGGAAAAATACCATCCTGTAATCCGTTCTCTTAACGCCGCAAGAGAACTTGCCGCTTTGTTGAAAAAGCACTTTATCGCAAACGGTTCCGTCGATATTGATACAACCGAATCGGAGTTTACCTTAAATGAAGATGGGATTTGTGTTGATGTACGGCCGCGTACAACCGGTGAGGCGGAACAGATGATAGAAGCCTTGATGATTACGGCAAACCGTGCAGCGGCGATGTTTGCGAAAGAACGGGGAATTCCGTTTGTCTACCGTGTGCATGAACTGCCGAATCCGGAGCGCACTAAGACGCTGATTCAGATTGTAGACGCAGCCGGCCTCGATTCTAAGCCTCTCAAACACAAAGACGGCACGGTTTCATCACACGACTTTGCGAATATCTTAGAGCAAGCCAAAGGAACACCGGCGCAGAAAGTTATCTCTCACCAGCTTCTGCGAACCATGGCAAAAGCACGCTACGACGTAAAGCCGCTTGGCCATTTCGGGCTTGCACTCGAGGATTACTGCCATTTTACTTCGCCGATACGCAGGTATCCGGACACAGCAATTCACCGTATTCTATCCGATGCACTGAAAACCAAGAATAAAGATTCCCTCAAGCAAAAATATGAGGCGTTTGCGGTGGAAGCGGCAAAAATGTCGTCCGATGCCGAAATACGCGCTATGTCTGCCGAGCGAAGCGCTGAAAGCTGCTACATGGCGGAGTATATGCTTCAGCATATCGGCGAAGTCTATGATGGTGTCGTCAGCGGCGTTACGCAGCGCGGTATTTTTGTCGAATTGGAAAACTCCGTTGAGGGATTTGTTCCGATCGCGAGTATTCCGAATTCCAATTACCGATTTGACGGCGCACTTTCGATGGTAGACCCGCATACAGGCAGCAGAATCACGATTGGTACCCCGATGCGTGTCAAGGTCGTATCCGCCGATGTCGCGACCGGCCGGATTGACTTTATTTACCAAGAAAAAGATAGAAAATAA
- a CDS encoding TrmH family RNA methyltransferase: MRVTITSRKNELVKEFQHLSSSSSYRKEKKKFPLEGARLCSDAAESGLETVSLLYTEEAEIKYSQYLSIIRKTNPNEYLISQSVAQALSETKNPQGVFSICARPAEREDIPSAASGQHFLMLENIQDPANLGAMLRTAEAVGIKGVVLSGDCCDVFSPKALRAGMGAAFRLPVFILKNGPETIERLNKAGFQTLAAVPDSTAIPITKLDFSVPTVAVIGNEGNGLTQETIHACSERVTIPMQGRAESLNAAASAAIIMWEMMRGTEAVKNERN, encoded by the coding sequence ATGCGCGTGACCATAACAAGCAGGAAAAATGAGCTCGTCAAAGAGTTTCAGCACCTTTCTTCTTCGTCATCGTATCGGAAAGAGAAGAAAAAATTTCCTTTGGAAGGTGCACGCCTATGTTCGGACGCTGCTGAAAGCGGGTTAGAGACTGTTTCTCTCCTCTACACGGAAGAGGCAGAGATAAAATACAGTCAATATCTTTCAATCATCCGTAAAACGAACCCGAATGAATATCTCATTTCACAGTCAGTTGCGCAGGCTCTTTCCGAAACAAAGAATCCTCAAGGTGTATTCAGCATTTGCGCACGACCCGCTGAAAGGGAAGACATTCCGTCTGCGGCATCTGGGCAACATTTTCTGATGCTCGAAAACATTCAGGACCCTGCAAATCTCGGTGCGATGCTTCGCACAGCGGAAGCGGTAGGAATCAAAGGCGTCGTTCTTTCAGGTGATTGCTGCGATGTTTTCTCACCCAAGGCGCTTCGTGCTGGGATGGGTGCGGCATTTCGACTTCCGGTCTTCATTTTAAAAAATGGGCCGGAAACGATTGAACGCCTGAATAAGGCTGGCTTTCAGACTTTAGCTGCGGTGCCGGATTCTACTGCAATTCCAATTACAAAACTTGATTTCTCTGTCCCTACCGTTGCGGTCATCGGAAATGAAGGAAACGGACTGACGCAGGAGACAATTCATGCTTGTTCGGAACGCGTAACAATCCCAATGCAAGGCAGGGCAGAATCGCTGAACGCTGCTGCTTCGGCTGCAATCATTATGTGGGAAATGATGCGCGGAACGGAGGCGGTCAAAAATGAGCGAAATTGA
- the rplT gene encoding 50S ribosomal protein L20 produces the protein MARVKGALMTRKRRKKTLKLAKGYFGAKSKHFKMAKQAVMKSGNYAYIGRKARKRDFRRLWITRISAGCRANGISYSMFMNGLKKADIALNRKMLAEIAVADEAAFKALVEKAKAAL, from the coding sequence ATGGCACGTGTAAAAGGTGCGCTCATGACGCGCAAGAGAAGAAAAAAGACACTGAAACTTGCGAAGGGCTATTTCGGTGCTAAGAGCAAACATTTCAAAATGGCCAAACAGGCCGTTATGAAATCCGGCAATTATGCTTATATCGGAAGAAAAGCCCGTAAGCGTGATTTCCGTCGTCTTTGGATTACTCGTATTTCAGCAGGATGCCGTGCAAATGGTATCAGCTATTCCATGTTTATGAACGGCCTGAAAAAAGCTGACATCGCACTGAACAGGAAGATGCTTGCTGAAATTGCGGTTGCAGACGAAGCTGCATTCAAGGCTCTGGTTGAAAAAGCAAAAGCTGCACTTTAA
- a CDS encoding DNA gyrase/topoisomerase IV subunit B, producing the protein MTASKKKTYGNESISALKGADRVRRRPAVIFGSDGLEGCEHSVLEIISNSIDEAREGFGDQIIVTRYEDNSVEVEDHGRGIPVEFNNAEQRWNWELVFCELYAGGKYNNDVDESYEYSLGLNGLGLCATQYSSEYMDVDIRRDGMRYTLHFEHGENIGGLHKEPYSGKDTGTKIKWKPDIEVFTDIQIPPEYFCDILKRQAIVNDGIRFLFRNQSGGKFETTEFIYHNGIVDYAKEIAGEDALTPVQFWQTERRVRDREDMPEYNVKINIAVAFSNKNPLIEYYHNSSWLEHGGAPEKAARNAFVYQIDSYLKQTNKYNKNESKITFNDVQDCLILIISSFSNRTSYENQTKKAITNKGIQEAMTEVLRHQLEVYFLENPLDAEKIANQVLINKRSREDAEKTRLNIRKKLSGNMDLSSRVAKFVDCRSRDVSKREIFIVEGDSALGACKQARNPDFQAIMPIRGKILNCMKADYDKIFKSDVITDLIKVLGCGVQVKSKANKDLSSFDLNSLRWSKIILCTDADVDGYQIRTLLLTMLYRLTPALIENGKVFIAESPLFEIRTKDETYFAYTEKEKENFLKQLEGKKFTVQRSKGLGENEPDMMNFTTMNPATRRLIQVMPEDAEKTAKVFDLLLGDNLDGRKDYIAEYGHLYMDLADLS; encoded by the coding sequence ATGACTGCTAGTAAGAAAAAAACATATGGAAACGAAAGCATTTCCGCACTGAAAGGAGCAGACCGGGTTCGCCGCCGGCCGGCTGTTATATTTGGGTCAGACGGGCTTGAGGGGTGTGAACACTCAGTCCTCGAAATTATATCGAATTCCATCGACGAAGCTCGAGAGGGATTCGGAGATCAAATCATTGTAACTCGTTATGAAGACAATTCCGTTGAGGTGGAAGACCACGGCCGAGGAATACCGGTTGAATTCAACAACGCGGAACAGCGTTGGAACTGGGAACTTGTTTTCTGTGAACTTTATGCAGGCGGTAAATATAACAATGATGTTGATGAAAGTTATGAGTATTCTCTCGGATTAAACGGTCTTGGGCTTTGTGCTACCCAGTATTCTTCGGAATACATGGATGTTGATATCCGCCGTGACGGCATGCGTTACACGCTCCATTTTGAGCACGGCGAGAACATCGGCGGACTTCACAAAGAACCGTATTCGGGTAAGGATACCGGAACGAAAATCAAGTGGAAACCGGATATCGAGGTATTTACGGATATTCAAATTCCGCCTGAATATTTCTGCGACATACTGAAACGGCAGGCAATTGTCAACGACGGCATTCGTTTTTTGTTCCGCAATCAGTCGGGCGGAAAATTTGAAACTACCGAATTTATTTATCATAACGGAATTGTTGACTACGCAAAAGAGATTGCCGGCGAAGATGCGCTTACTCCGGTTCAGTTCTGGCAAACGGAACGCCGTGTCCGTGACCGTGAGGACATGCCAGAATATAATGTAAAGATAAACATAGCGGTCGCCTTCTCCAATAAAAACCCTCTGATTGAGTATTATCATAACTCCAGTTGGCTGGAACATGGTGGTGCTCCGGAAAAGGCCGCAAGAAACGCATTTGTTTACCAGATTGATTCGTACCTGAAGCAGACAAATAAGTACAACAAAAACGAAAGCAAGATAACATTCAATGATGTTCAGGACTGCCTGATTCTTATTATCTCGTCTTTTTCAAACCGCACTTCCTATGAAAACCAGACGAAAAAGGCAATCACAAACAAAGGAATTCAGGAAGCCATGACGGAAGTCCTTCGCCATCAGCTTGAAGTTTATTTCCTTGAGAATCCTCTAGACGCGGAAAAAATTGCGAATCAGGTGCTTATCAACAAGCGCAGCCGCGAAGACGCCGAAAAGACGCGCTTGAACATTCGGAAAAAGCTTTCCGGAAACATGGATCTTTCAAGCAGGGTCGCAAAATTCGTCGACTGCCGGAGCCGCGATGTCTCGAAAAGAGAAATTTTTATCGTGGAAGGGGATTCCGCACTCGGTGCCTGCAAGCAGGCAAGGAATCCGGATTTTCAGGCGATTATGCCAATCCGCGGCAAAATCCTCAACTGCATGAAAGCTGATTACGATAAAATTTTCAAAAGCGATGTTATCACGGATTTAATCAAGGTGCTTGGCTGCGGCGTTCAGGTAAAATCGAAGGCAAACAAAGACCTGTCTTCTTTTGATTTGAATTCTCTGCGCTGGAGCAAAATCATACTTTGCACAGATGCAGACGTTGATGGTTATCAAATCAGGACGCTTCTGCTCACGATGCTGTACCGTCTGACCCCGGCGCTCATCGAGAATGGCAAGGTTTTCATTGCGGAATCGCCGCTTTTTGAAATCCGTACAAAGGATGAAACGTATTTTGCTTACACGGAGAAAGAAAAAGAAAACTTCCTAAAACAGCTTGAGGGTAAGAAATTTACGGTTCAGCGGTCGAAAGGCCTCGGTGAAAACGAACCGGATATGATGAACTTTACGACAATGAATCCGGCAACACGCCGCCTGATTCAGGTGATGCCTGAGGATGCAGAAAAAACAGCAAAGGTTTTTGACTTGCTCCTCGGCGATAATCTAGACGGCCGAAAAGACTATATTGCAGAGTACGGTCATCTTTATATGGATCTTGCAGACCTTAGCTAA
- a CDS encoding phenylpyruvate tautomerase MIF-related protein, translating into MPSIQTKVNIPISKEQETKLKTKFGKAIELLPGKSERWLILTFEDNCRMWFQGNDEPATALVDVKLFGKASAEDYEKLTSALTQSLEEVLGISPARTYVRYEEVQYWGWNGSNF; encoded by the coding sequence ATGCCGTCCATACAGACAAAAGTCAATATTCCAATCTCCAAAGAGCAGGAAACGAAGCTGAAAACAAAATTCGGCAAGGCCATCGAACTGCTCCCCGGCAAATCTGAGCGCTGGCTCATATTAACCTTTGAAGACAACTGTAGAATGTGGTTTCAGGGAAACGATGAACCCGCAACTGCGCTGGTTGATGTAAAATTATTCGGGAAAGCCTCTGCTGAGGATTACGAAAAGCTGACTTCCGCTCTTACACAAAGTCTGGAGGAAGTTCTAGGAATCAGCCCCGCCAGAACCTACGTTCGCTATGAAGAGGTTCAATACTGGGGTTGGAATGGTTCCAATTTCTAA
- a CDS encoding pro-sigmaK processing inhibitor BofA family protein: MQDLWIVLCACGVFLLLCIIQVIMKSRHPVRHAIGGILVGLCTLMVVNLTGTFTGVSLPISPLTIGVSGVAGIPGVTLLLLLNLIMK; this comes from the coding sequence TTGCAGGACTTATGGATTGTTCTCTGCGCATGCGGCGTCTTTTTACTCCTCTGTATCATTCAGGTGATTATGAAGTCGCGACATCCAGTACGCCATGCAATCGGCGGAATTCTCGTTGGCTTATGCACACTGATGGTCGTCAATCTTACCGGAACATTTACCGGAGTCAGTCTACCCATAAGCCCACTGACAATCGGCGTTTCCGGCGTTGCCGGAATCCCGGGAGTAACTTTGCTCCTTTTGCTGAATCTCATCATGAAATGA
- the rpmI gene encoding 50S ribosomal protein L35 produces MPKIKTHTGAKKRFKLSKSGKIIRAHAYKSHILNKKTTKRTRNLRKTTLVDKTNVAQIKKLIPYK; encoded by the coding sequence ATGCCTAAAATTAAAACACATACCGGTGCTAAAAAGCGTTTTAAGTTGTCAAAATCGGGAAAGATCATTCGCGCTCATGCCTACAAATCACACATTCTCAATAAGAAGACAACGAAGCGTACCAGAAACCTGAGGAAGACTACTTTGGTTGATAAGACTAATGTGGCTCAAATTAAAAAATTGATTCCATATAAATAA
- a CDS encoding DUF2508 family protein, giving the protein MESVLKLLQRTDCTTKDDTAEQEKLLSEIKDVSRLLAYNDCWFQFECDSDLIDACIYQREELQARYRYLLSRMKQMNVGGTAF; this is encoded by the coding sequence ATGGAATCTGTTCTGAAACTGCTACAGCGGACGGATTGTACTACAAAGGACGATACTGCTGAACAGGAAAAGCTGCTTTCAGAAATCAAGGATGTTTCCCGCCTGCTGGCCTACAATGATTGTTGGTTCCAGTTTGAGTGTGACAGCGACCTGATTGATGCGTGCATCTACCAAAGAGAAGAACTTCAGGCACGCTATCGCTATCTGCTCAGCCGGATGAAACAAATGAATGTAGGCGGCACTGCTTTCTAA